The Desulfurococcaceae archaeon DNA window TGACTACGTAATAACGGCAGAAGACGTGAGAGCGTATAAACCATCTCTCGAAGCCTTCTTAAACGCATACAGGCTTCTCGGGGTCTCCACCGACCGGGTGGTGCATGTATCGGCATACCCCCAATACGACTTGGAGCCGGCGAACAAGCTTGGAACAAAGACCGTCCTCGTGGATAGAGGATTAGGGTATAGTTGGCCTATTAAGGTCAAGAACCTACTCGAGCTTCCCCGCGTTCTCGAAGAGTTTACTTAGTCTCAAACACTAATGTGTTCAGCCTAGTGGAGCGCTCTTCGATGAAATGTTTTCTAGCCACTACTCACCTTGGGGGCTTTCAACTTTATCTCCCACTTGTCGAGGGACTGCCTTATGGTTGGTATAGTAGTCCTAGCTTTTTCCACTTCATCCAGGAATATGGAGTGCTCGGAGTACTTTTCGCTGATGCCCATGTCCAGCTCGCGGTAACCCCATGGACTGAACACACCGCTCCTGCCGGTGAACATTTCACTGGTTTGATTAGCTACAACCACGTAAGCCGTGTTCTCGTGAGCTCTGGCCGACGCTAACTTGTCCAGTATCTCTTCCTTTAGGGGTCCCTTAACCCAGCCGGCCTGAACTACGAACACGTTTACGCCGAGTACGGCGTATGACCTGAAGAGCTCCGGGAACCGTAGATCGTAGCACACGGCAAACGCTATTGGAAACCCGTTTAGAGAAACTATCTTACCTAGAGATGTACCGGGCTCGAAGAACTCGGACTCTCGGTATCCGTAAGCATCGAACAAGTGCATTTTACTGTACACCGGTAGTACCTCACCGCGACTGGTAACTAGTACTACGGTGCTCCTCGACTTGGGAGGCACATCCGTTCTCTCTATAAAGTGTACTACGATGCCGGCTCCTAGCTCGTTGGCGAGCCTTATAAAAGTCGCTAGGAACCTACTACTTGTCGCGTACTCCGATAACTCGTACACTTTGAACGGGTCTCTGAGTTGAAGGGGGTTTGTCATGCTGTATTCTGGTAGAACTATGAGGTCTGCTTCCCTGTAATTCCGCTTTACAAGTGAATATGCTTTTTCGGCGTTTTCAGGGGGGTACGCGGTAAACGATGCCTGAACTATACCGATGACTATTCTCGACACGCGGGTCACCCTTAACCATCTGTGAAATCTCTCGTGAATGATTTTTAACCAAAAGTACCGTCACTTAAAATGCTTCACTTCTCGGATAGCCAGCATTCCCAGGTACTCTGTAGTACTTGTGTAGCTTGAAGTCCCTCATTGCTGTCAAGTCAAGATTCCGTAAAGCTTCAATGAATTTCTTAACTTCACCTTTCTTCAATTTATTTCGTAGTACGAGGAAATCAAACTCTTCCCAGGTTACCGGTATGAAGTCAAGGTCGTGGATGTCGGCGACGTATCCTACAGCTACGCCTGCATCCGCTTTACCGTGCTTAATGGCAATCGCCACGGCTGTGTGCGTTTTCACTTCATACGTATAGCCCTTGACAAGCCTCGGCACGCTACTCCACTGGATGCCGTGCTTCTCGGCAATGCTCTTTAAGTTTATGTCCACCAGAGCGCGTATCCCGGATCCTCTAGGTCTATTAACGATTCTTACATCACTTCTTAGGAAGTCTTCAAAGCCCTTAATTTTCTTGGGGTTACCTCTAGCGACAATTATTCCCACTAACCTGTCATACCCTCTTATAATTGTAGCCTCGCGTGTTAAACCGTACTTCTCTAAGAAGGGTACATTATAGGTTCCGCTCTCTGGGTCGAGAAGGTGCGTGGGCGCGATATCGGCCTCACCCCTAGATGTAGCTATCCAGCCACCCACGCTACCCGTATTTAGGATTCTACTAGTGTAAATGAGGCCGCTTCTCACCAGTATGTGTTCAAGTAGTGGATCGTTACTGCCTATGATGGTGAGTCTTCGTAATGGTGCCTTTTCGCTGAATGGGTAGAATGGGACTAGCGTGCCGGCTTCAAAGTAATCCGTGTTTTCGTCTAGTTCGATGAAACCGTCACTATAAGTAATTGCGTATACACTGCCACTACTAAGCGATACTGGGTATGCTGTGTAGCCGTGACTGGATTCTACTAAAATAGATGGAATAAGCCATGTCTTACCAACGCCTTTTCTGATCTTTACCGGGATCCTAACATCGATCCTCGTCTCGACGTACCGTAACCCCGTTAACCTCGTAATGATGGGTTTCACAACGCGGACTAAGATCATGTAGCATGAGAGGGGAAAGCCGGGAAGCCCGAAAAGTAATTTACCCTTATCAGTGGTGGCTATTAGGGTCGGCTTCCCAGGTCTGGATTTAAGTCCGTGCACGATGACCTCTCCCACATCTTCGAAGACCCGGTATACCAGGTCCATCTCGCCTGCACTAGTACCACCACTCGTAAAGACGGCATCATAGTGTTCTAAGTCCTCCTCGATAACGCTTCTAATTACCTTATAGTCATCTGGTAGAATACCGCGGTATGTAGCATCTGCCCCCCATTCCCTTAGGAACGAGGATATGAGTAGGCCGTTCACGTCATATACCTTGCCCTGTTCAAGCGGCTTACCGGGCTCTACTACCTCGTTACCGGTCGAGTACACGGCTATTTTGGGCTTTACGTAAACGGGTACTTCCAGTAGGCCGAACCCCGCTAGTAAGGCTATGTGCTCGTGCCTGAGGAGAGTACCTCGCGGTAGCATAAAGTCTCCCGCAGACACATCACTGCCTGTTGTTGAAATGTTCTCTCCAGGCGCTACGGGTCGGTACACTTTGACTACATCGTCTAGAGCCTCTGTGTACTCTTCCATGACGACCGCGTCGCAGTCCCGCGGAATGACCGCTCCCGTGGAGACCTTAATTGCCCCTTCTTCACAGCTAAAATCCTCTCCTCGTTCACCTGTTTTCAGCTCACCTAGAACTCTAAGTATAACCGGGTTCACCTCGGTCGCATGCATTACCTTATCGCTCTTAACCGCGTAACCGTCAACCTCCGACCTGTCAAATGGGGGGTAATCCACCGATGCGTAGAGGTCTCTCGCGAGAACCCTGAAAAGGGCGTCTTCGAGTCTTACTAGTTCAAGACCTCGGGGCTGGGGGTTCGCCTTCTTGATCACCTTTTCAACGGCCTCGTTGAGTGAAGATAGTTCATGGAAGACTTTAACAGCCATAAATGCCCCTCTAAGCTACTTAATCTGTTTAAGTTGTAATTAAAATACCGGGTGACTGGTCATCCATGCTTATAGATGAATTAGTAAAGTGGGGGCTACCTCTAGAATACGTCAACTTGCTCGGTGAGCGGGGGATACGGGAGCTAAATCCCGTTCAAGTAGAAGCTGTTAAGCGCGGTTTACTGAACGGGGTGAACATGGTCATCTCTGCCCCTACAGCCAGCGGCAAGACTCTAATAGCTGAGATGGTATTGGTTAAGACCGCTGTGAACGGCCTCGTCGGGGTGTACTTAACTCCACTAAGGGCACTTGCAAGTGAAAAGTATGCTGAGTTCTCAGTACTGAACAAAATTGGCGTCAAAGTAGGAATCACCACTGGGGATTACGACCAACCAGCGGAGTATTTAGGAGAGTACGATATTATCGTAGCCACGTATGAGCGTTTCGATAGCTTAATGAGGCTGAAACCTACCTGGCTTAAACGTGTGGGATTAATAGTGATCGACGAAATGCACAATGTGAACGACCCTGAAAGAGGGCCAATAATTGAAATGATCGTGGCGAGGGCGCTTAAGCGGGGAACTAGGATTATAGGCCTATCCGCAACCATAGGTAACCCCGCGGAACTAGCCCGCTGGGTTAAGGGTGAACTAGTAACATCGGCGTGGAGGCCCGTTAAGCTCGTAGAAGGCGTCTTCAATAAGAAGAGGTCCGAAATAGTTTTTGCTGATGGGAGGAAAGAAAGCGTCGAGGAGGACCACGACGAGGCGGTAGTGAACCTTGTTCTCCATAACATTAAACGCAACTACCAAACACTTGTATTCGTTCATAACAGAAAACGTGTCGAGGAGTTAGCTGAAATAACAGCAACCTACATTACCCCGATGGACACACATGGCCTTGAAGCACTGTTAGACGAGCTCGAAAGCGCACCTACTAGGATCGAAAAGGAATTTCTCAGAGAGCTGGGATTTAGGGGCGTAGCATTTCATCATGCGGGTTTATCGCAAGTATCGAGAAGGGTTGTTGAAGAGGCCTTTAGGAAGAGGTTGCTTAAGGTCGTTTACGCCACTCCCACCCTCGCCGCCGGAGTTAACCTTCCCGCACGAAGGGTTTTGATATCAATTAAGAGGTATGATCCCGCTAAGGGCAGAAAAGTAAACATCAGTGTCTCCGAGTATAAGCAAATGGCTGGAAGAGCCGGTAGGCCACAGTTCGACGAAATGGGAGAATCCATCATCGTGGACGCCTCGAACATAGATGAGGGTTTCAAGTACATAACGTCGGAACCCGAACCGGTACAGGGTAGATTGCTAGGTGAAAGAAGTCTTAGAGTACACGTGCTCTCCGCCGTAGCTTCACTCGAGGTAAGTAGTATCGGAGATCTATCTGAGCTTTTCAAGCTAACTTTCTCCGCGTCTACTGGTAAACTCACAAACATAAGCGAGCAGATCGAGGACCTCGTGGACTTCTTAGAGGGCCTCGGCATGGTGGCCAGGAGAGAGCCGGGTGTTGTGCCTACGAGGCTTGGCAGGATTACGGCATACAGTTATCTAGACCCCCTTACTGTAAACATGTTCTTCAGGTATAAAGGCACTGAGTACAGGGACCTTTATATACTGCACTTAGTATCGCTTACACCAGACTTCCTCAAGAGTGGAGTTTACATTCCAGGTAAAGTAATGGCGGCTTACGAGGAGCTCGCGGAGGTGTATGCTAGTAGCGGGTTATTAATGCCCACTACCAGTGAATACTACGATTACGATGACTGGCTACACGGGTTCATATACGCACTCGCACTTCAAGACTGGATCAACGAAAGAAGTGAAGACGAGATCGTGGAGAAATATGCCTTAGGGCCAGGCGACATATACAACTTGAAAGATACCGCGAGCTGGATAACAGGAGCACTTGGAAAGGTAGCAGGTGTAATTGGCGACGTCGTGTATCACAGAAAGCTAACGGCCCTTTCCCAGAGGCTGGACAAAGGGGTTAAGCAGGATGCGCTAGAGCTTGCATCGTTAAAGTATATTGGACGCGTTAGAGCCAGGATACTAATAGAACACGGGATAAAGACCCTCGAAGACCTCGCCAAGACACCTAAGAAGAAGCTGATGAGCCTGCCATCATTTGGGCCTAAGGTAGCCGAAGAGGTGTATAAGCAATTACACGAACTAGGTTATAGTCCTCGATCATAAAGTGGTGAAGAACATGGTCTAACCGATGACTTGTTTTGTAAAAATATAAGCTACCTCCAGCTAAACAGTAACACGACGCATTACACGCCGCCGTAGCTCAGCCTGGTGGAGCGCCGCCCTGGTAAGGCGGAGGTCCCGGGTTCAAATCCCGGCGGCGGCTTGACGGCTTTCCCGGGGGCTGTCTTCCCCCCATTCAGGCTTCACACCATATGAGGTCTCATTACCGGGTTTCTCGGGTCCCGCTAAGCACCGGTAAACTACTTACTTCTGGGCACTCTACGAATTCTAATACCGTTCTCCTCGCAGTAGGATCTAGCTTCATTAGAGACCTCTACTCCGCCACCATAAAGCACTACTATGGGCTTAGCCTTTAAGAGCTTAGCTTTCTCGTGAAGTGCCTTGACCGCGTCCAGCGTAACTGTTCCCTTGTCGAAAACGTCGATCGCGAAAACCCCGCCTTTACGAGCCACTACTTGAATTAGCCCGTATCTCGTTGGGTAGAATACCTTGACGGAAAATCCCGCTTCTATGTATCTACCGGCAATTACCCCTACGGTCCCGTATCTTCTTGCAAGCATCTTACTCGTGTGTTTCTGCCTAGCCGTAGCCATACTCAACACCCCAATTTACGGGGATAACTCCTATGTAAACAATTCCCGTAACCCGGTGACTTATAAACGTAAAAACGTAACTGAAGTGCTCGACGATCCGACAGTACCCGTTGAGTGTGTTACATAAACGTGAAAGGGCCCGGGCCGGGATTTGAACCCGGGACCTCCGGGTACCTGCCCCTTCATCTCGGGGGTCCACAGCCCGGCGCTCTTCCAGGCTGAGCTACCCGGGCCATATTTCAGCTACATGGCCTGGGCTCTTCATAGTATCCGTTCGGGCCCAGACAACCATATTTTACAAGAGGGTATTTAATTATTTTAGTTAATAGTGTCTGCAGGGATAGACGTGGGCTCTTCAAAACCTAGAGAGGTGTATTTGCCAACACATATCATTCAGTGTAATGAAAGGAGCGCGTGTCCATACTACGAGGTAGTGCAGTTTGGCAAGGAGCCCGATGTGGTGTGTATAGCCTACTGTAAAGCCACTAGTAGATACCTAACAAGGTCGTTCGTGAAGAAGTGCATGATGTACTGGGAGGCCTGCCCCTTCAAACACGCTCTCGATTTTCAACCAGCTTAGCGGTCATCAAGCATCCATATACTCTCCCCCGTTGTAAAACATCCTGAAATCAGCGTTTCGAGGGCTTTTTGAGCGGTATAGGCTTTCACGAGATCCGGCCCTGTGCTGTTCTCAATGTAGTTAGGGTTGCATCCACCTCGTACCCCTTAAAGTGCTTGGAGCGTCCTCTCCGCAACTTTAGAAACCGAGCTCTTTCCTCTTTCTGATCAGCTCTACAACGTAGTTCTCAAGCGCGTCTAGTGGACCATAATGTATTGTTATCAGTGTTGTTCTACCCCTATACCCCCTGCCACTAGGATGGGCTGTTATCACCCCTGCTCTAGCTAGGTTTTGTACGTATTCGTACAGCTGGGTGTGCCTGCGTGGTATTTCTCCATAAGATTCACATATCAGCCTGTACTCGTCCTCGACCTCGCCCATTTTCACCTCGCGCCTACCGGTCCTATGAAGCAACCTAATAATGCCTAGTAACACCAAGAGCTCGTGTAGTGTACTGTACCTTACAGCTTCACTCACGTTTACTATGTCTCTTGAAAGGCTGAATATCGCCTTCCTTGCATGCTCGACTGTGACTTTACGCGATCTCTCCCCTTCCGCTATATCGCCAGCTAGTAGAAGTGTTTCAAGCGCGTGTCTAGCATTACCTCCACCGCCTTTTTCGACGCCCTCGTAATTGGCGATGAAGTGTAATACGTCGTCATCATAAGTACCGTCGTACAGCGCCAGTGAGGCCCTATACTTCAGTATGTCAAACAGCTGGTCAGAGGTGTACGGTCTAAGCCTTACGACGTGTCTCAGCAAATACCCTTCCGTAGCTGGGTCCAGGAAGGCGAGTTTGGATGCGTCTGAGGCTATGAATATGAAGTTTACGTGCTTTAAACCTTCGTGAGCGTCGTATATTCTAGCAATGAAGTACACGGCATCGTTTTTAGACATGCTTGCAAAGTAGTGAAACTCGTCAAGGGCCACTATTACGTGGAGGTCCATTTCCTCGAGGTGCAAGAGAAGGGCATCGTGCATTTCCTTCGCTGAAAGACCCCTTGGGGGTAGAGGAATGCTTAATTGCCTGGCAATATCGTGTATCACGTTGTAAAGTGTTCTGTTTCGATGGCAGTTCACGTGAACGTATGCCACGTTATATCCCTTATCTTGAGCCATGCGAACGAATATTCTACCGAAAAGCTTCGAGAGAGCGGTTTTACCCGTTCCCACACCGCCCATTATGAGGACTCTTTGTGAAATACTACCCGGACTTGTAACTAAGTGCCTGAAGTAGGATACAAGGCTCCTTAGTTCCTCTTCTCGATGAGGTAGCCGGTCTGGCAGGTGTTCTGGCATGAGGCTTTCTCTACTCTTGAATATAGTCTGTTTACCTAGCTCTTCTTCGACGATTCTCCACATATCCCTCATGGTGCTACCACCGTACCAAAACTTTCACTCACCTAAATCCTAATGCCCGCCTTAAAAACTGAGCGGCAATCACATGCCCCAATGTAAGTCTTGTTGTCGATGATCTCTACGTAGAGACACACCCTGGTAAGAGGATCGCGAGAGACCTTCATGGTATTCAAGTACTCGGTCACTTTTTTAAAGAGGTCTACGCTAGCTCTTCGAACACCCCTAGACCTCACTTTAAGCTTAATCCTACTGCTTTTCACGACTTTTTCAAGGCATTCCTTGAGCTTAACGGTTTCTGGCGGGTATTCGAGTACACAGTTTACTGGTATGATGTTTTCTACAAAACCGTATTCTCTGTGTGACGCGGCTGCATATGCCTTTTCGGGGGTTAGTGCAGTATATACGAGTAGTACTCCAGGATACTTGGTCCTCTCAACCCTGATATAGGGGTCGCGCGCGAAGATTACGTTGCCAATTTCCTGTTCGCAGAGTTCAACGCTACTGCTTCTACAAGTTACTATAAGTTTCGGTAAGTCGTTCACAACCATTCCCGTAAACTTTATATACTTACTGCACTTAAACACTAGCAGAGCCGTAAAATGTGATCACCGTGGTAATGGGTACAGAGCTGTGCGGCTTTTTTAGGAAAGTAGTTGAAGACTTAGCGTCATTTCTACGCCGCCACTTCGGTTCAGAGGAGTACAGCAGGGTCGTTGGAACAGGCGTTAGTGGAGACCAATCAAGGTACATTGACGTAATTACGGAAGAGCTCGTCGTTGAGAAGGTCAAGAGCGCAGGACTTTCAGCGTGGGTTGTTAGCGAGGAGAAGGGTCGATGGGCTTTGAGCGAAAAGCCTGAACTAGTTCTACTCGTAGACCCCCTTGACGGTAGCTTAAACTACTCCCTGAGAATACCTTTTGCATCAGTATCCCTGGCAGTTTACCCCGGTATTGCAAAGATCACCGAGCCCGTATATGGGGTTGTTTATAACATCTTCACGAGCGACTCTCTTGAGCTCTGTAACGGGAAGGTGTTTCACGACGGAATACAAATAACTGAGTACCTAGGTCGAGGTTTCGAGGTAGTATCCATATACACGGAAGACCCGAAACACCTTGAAATTATTTCGAAGGAGTTTAAAAGGAATAACGTATCCGTTAAGACTAGGACAATGGGTTCTGCATCCTTGGAGGCCGTTTACGCCGCCGTGGGCCTAATTGGGCACTTTGTACACCTAACTGGTAGAATAAGAAACACCGATTTGGCGGTAGCGCTGGCCGTTGCAGATAGGCTGAAAACGAGAGTGTATACTGCTCCACCACTAAGTGAGATTGCCGTGGACCGTGTTCAGGAAATTAAAAAGGTCATAATTGCGTCTAAAAAAAGCCTTATTTGGAAGCTAATAGACGAGCTATAATGATTGCAGGACTTTTTCGAGCCTTTTTGAGAGTACATGGGCACCTTTCTTAGTAACCAAAACAACTTCTTCAACTCTAATCCCATATTTCCCAGGAAAATAGACTCCGGGCTCTACTGTAAACACCATTCCGGGTTCTAAGACGGTATCGCTTTGCCGTCTTAGGTAAGGCGGTTCGTGCACTACGATCCCTATGCCATGTCCGAGGCCATGTATGAACTTCTCTCGTAAACCATAGTTTTCGAGGACCTTTACTGCTGTCTCGTACACTTCACCTGCCCTGATTCCAGGCTTAATGGCGTCTATGGCGGTTTCAAGGGCTTCAACGACCGCTTCTATGCCCCTCCTCTCCTCTCTGCTAGGTCTGCCCCAAAGGATCATCCTGGTAACATCGCTACACCTGCCACCTACCTTGACGCCTACGTCGACTAGGACAAGATCTCTACTGCTCAGGCCTCTATTCCCGGGCAGAGTGTGAGGATATGCGTTGTTCGGCTTAAATGCGATAATGGGGTCGAATGCCGCCCTCTCAACGCCGTGGTCTCTAACGGTCTTTTCAAATACACCTGTAAGTGCCGTCTCCGTCACGCCTTCACGAAGTTCGCTATAAATGGCTAGTATACCCTTTAACGTTACCTTGGTGGCTTCTTTTATGCTCTCTAGTTCCCTGTTAGACTTGATCATCCTAACTTTCCATATGTCGTTTGACACGTCTATGACCTTACCTTCAAGAGTGGCCTGTACGGTTCCCTGTAGGGGGCTCACGTGCGAGATGTCTGCACCGATTTTTTCGACATTCCTGTACCTGGCAATTATGTCTTTCCAATCAAGATCCGCGATAGGTATGTGCGGCGGTTTGAGAGTTCTTGAAACAGCGTACACGTCAACGTGGGGAGGCACCATATCCCTGTACCTCTGGTATTCTAGGAGAGGGACATATAGCGACGCTGTGCCTTGCCTTTTATCGTAGATCATGAGGAGCACGGCGTCCCCGATTGTGGGGACTCCCGTAAAGTACTCAATATTGTCGGGAGCACTTAGAACTAGTACGTCTAATCCTCTGCTTTCAGCGATATCCCGTAAAGCTTCGATCAACACGGTACACCAAGGTTTAATAACACGCTAAGAAATAAAAACAGGTAAACTGAGGTGGAATAGTGAGCGAGAAAAACAACATCAAGTGTCCTAAGGACGGCAACGCGCTCGTGTTGATGTACGAGGCCGAGAAGCTGGGTAACACGGCCAGGGTAATGGTGTACTACAAGTGTCCTGTATGCGGCTACAGAAAAGACGCGGAGAGATTAGAGTTACAGAAAACCGAGCAAGGCATCCTGGTTAAGAAGTTTCTTTACCCTCCTTAGAGCGCCCTTTCCTCCCGCTGACGATCTCGGAGAGAATCGATTCCACAATTTTGCCCTTTCCAGGGGGTACTTTAATTACATAGTGACCAACGTTTAGAGGTTCTGCTACGGCCACTGCATTGTCGTCCACGTCGAGCAGCCTTGAGATCACCTTGTTTATGATGCTGGCAGGTACTTTAACGAAGTCCCATTCGCTTAGCGAACCTGGAGGGCTGTTAACGGAGATCCCCGCTAAGATGTGCCTGGTCAGTCGTTTTTTACCGCCAGATGTCGTAGTTTGTTCTATTTTCTTGGTTATAAGCATCCAAGCTCCACTACGTAACTTCAAGTATATGCGCACCGTGCACACCGGGTGCTAAAGAATATTAGAAAGCAAGCTACTAATAACCCTGGGATGACCTAGCAGGAACGTGCTGACACATGATGTAAGGTGGAGCGACGGGGACCGTTACTAAAAGTGCTTAATAGCTTATCCAAATATTGATAGGCAGGGGGAGCCTCTATGCAGTTCCCCGAAGTAGTGAAAGAAATAGAGAAGATACTGTGGCCGAGGCCCCTCAAGCTGTTCACTGCCGGTCCCGTTGCCTGCTTTCCAGAGGTACTCGAGGTAATGAAGCTCCAAATGCTTAGTCATAGGTCAGCCGAATACCGGGAGCTACATAAGGACACCGTTAAAAGGCTTGCAGATTTCCTTGAAGCAGGGAAAGCAACTGTATTGCTAATACCTTCAAGCGGAACGGGCTTCATGGAGGCGAGTATAAGGAACGCTGTATCCCAGCGAGGAAAGGTACTGGTTACGGTGATTGGGGAGTTCGGTCATAGATACCGGGAAGCCGTCGAGAGAAACGGTAGAACACCAGTTGTACTAGAGAAGCCCCTTGGCAAGCCCGTCTTACCGGAAGAACTTGACGACGCACTCAAGAATAACAAGGAGGTAGAGGCAGTTACAATAACGTACAATGAAACGAGTACAGGCGTCTTAAATCCCCTAAAAGAACTGGCCAAGGTGGCCAAGGAGAGAGATAAGCTGGTATTTGTAGACGCCGTATCCGCGATGGGCGCGGCTGACATCAAAGTAGATAGCTGGAAACTCGACCTCGTCTTCGCTAGTAGCCAAAAGGCTTTTGGGGTACCTCCCGGTCTCGCAATGGCCGCTATAAGCGAAGAGGTATTTGAAAGAGCCAAGAGAATTCCTGAACGCGGCCTATACTTTGACCTACTTGAAATCAAGGAGTTCCTACTATCACAGTGGTCTACCCCGACTACCCCGCCTGTACCGCAAATAGCCGGGCTAAACGCTGCCCTCAGGATCGTTGAAAAGATGGGCGGTAAAGAGGCTTGGCTTAAAATGTATGCTGAAAGAGCCGAGAGAATTAGAAAAGGTGCAATGGAGCTCGGATTAAAGCTGTTCGCCGAGCCGGGCTACTATAGCCCGACAATAACGGTGATTTACAACCCGCCCGGGGTCAGAGGACCAGTAATATACGAGGAAATGAGGAAGAGGGGCATTGAAATAGCTAGGGGGTACGGAGCTGTCAAGGATATAACTTTTAGAATAGGTCACATGGGCTACATAACAGACGAAGATATAAGCATCCTCTTTGAAACACTCAGGGAAGTGTTAATTAGTATTGGCTATAAGCCTCCTAGCTAGGTGGGGCAGTTGGTCAAAGTACTCGTTGCAAGCAGAATTCACAAGAACGGTATAGAGGTCCTCAGAAATAGTGGTGTAGAAGTGATAGTGGCCGAGGAGCCCAGCGAAAGAGAGCTCGTAAACCTAATCAAGGGTGTTCATGGCATAGTCGTGAGGAGCAAGCCGATCGTTACAAGAAAGGTTATAGAAGAAGCTGATCGGCTTCTCGTAATAGCGAGGGCCGGCGTCGGAGTAGACAACATAGATGTGGAGGCTGCTAAGGCTCGTGGCATAGAGGTCATAACAGTGCCGGAGGCTACAACGCAGAGCGTTGCAGAGCTAACAATAGGTTTAATGCTAGCCGTGGCGAGAAAGATAACCCTGTGCGATAGAGAAATACGTAGAGGTGAATGGCCTAAAAAACACGCTATGGGGTTTGAACTAGGCGGCAAAGTACTCGGCATTATAGGTGCAGGTAGAATAGGGTCTACCGTGGCCAAGATCGCGAAGTACGGCTTCGGCATGAAAATACTTTACTATGACATAGTACGAAACCCTAAAATAGAGGAGGAGCTCGGAGCCGAGTTCGTATCATTAGAAGAGCTGCTGAGAACTGCCGACTTCATAAGTGTGCACGTTCCACTAACACCCGAAACAAAGCACCTGATCGGCGAAGATGAGTTGAAATTGATGAAGAAAACAGCAATACTTATTAACACTTCACGTGGCCCCATAGTGGACACGAGTGCGCTCATAAGGGCCCTCGAAGAAGGCTGGATAGCGGGTGCAGGGCTTGATGTATTTGAAGAAGAGCCGCTACCAAAAGACCATGCACTAACCAAACTAGATAACGTAGTATTAACAGCACATGTGGGTGCAAGCACTTGGGAGGCGCAGGAAAGGGCTGGTATAGAAGTCGCCAGAAAAGTGATAGAATTCTTCAAAGCCAAGGGTTTGCTAAACTAGAAGGAGACCCGTGAGCACTCGAAGGGGAAACTTTTTAAAGGGAGGTAGAATCATTGTTAAAGTGGCGGGGCTAAATAGCGGGGTAGGGCAGCCTGGTAGCCCGCGGGAGGCATGGTTACCACCTCTTCGAAGAGGTGGTAACTATCCCGCGAAGCTCATAGGAGGGTGCCGTACCGCTCTCGGGGATACGCGTAAGGGTCCAGCCCGAGGTCGGTGGTTCAAAGCGGGGTGCCCTGAAGGGCACCCCGAGAGAGTCCACCCCCCGCTATCCCGCTGCAAGGCGGGCCCCGCCACTTCCACTCGCTCTTCCTTACCCCTAGCAAATTTCTGGGCGTGTGCTGCCTGAACGCGCAATTGCTACGTTGCGTTGTAAGTTTAGAGCACAGGTTCACTGCACGTTGAACCTCTTTAATGTTTTCATGGACTATGAAATAGAGTTGCTTT harbors:
- a CDS encoding inositol monophosphatase family protein — encoded protein: MITVVMGTELCGFFRKVVEDLASFLRRHFGSEEYSRVVGTGVSGDQSRYIDVITEELVVEKVKSAGLSAWVVSEEKGRWALSEKPELVLLVDPLDGSLNYSLRIPFASVSLAVYPGIAKITEPVYGVVYNIFTSDSLELCNGKVFHDGIQITEYLGRGFEVVSIYTEDPKHLEIISKEFKRNNVSVKTRTMGSASLEAVYAAVGLIGHFVHLTGRIRNTDLAVALAVADRLKTRVYTAPPLSEIAVDRVQEIKKVIIASKKSLIWKLIDEL
- a CDS encoding Xaa-Pro peptidase family protein; this translates as MIEALRDIAESRGLDVLVLSAPDNIEYFTGVPTIGDAVLLMIYDKRQGTASLYVPLLEYQRYRDMVPPHVDVYAVSRTLKPPHIPIADLDWKDIIARYRNVEKIGADISHVSPLQGTVQATLEGKVIDVSNDIWKVRMIKSNRELESIKEATKVTLKGILAIYSELREGVTETALTGVFEKTVRDHGVERAAFDPIIAFKPNNAYPHTLPGNRGLSSRDLVLVDVGVKVGGRCSDVTRMILWGRPSREERRGIEAVVEALETAIDAIKPGIRAGEVYETAVKVLENYGLREKFIHGLGHGIGIVVHEPPYLRRQSDTVLEPGMVFTVEPGVYFPGKYGIRVEEVVLVTKKGAHVLSKRLEKVLQSL
- a CDS encoding alanine--glyoxylate aminotransferase family protein — its product is MQFPEVVKEIEKILWPRPLKLFTAGPVACFPEVLEVMKLQMLSHRSAEYRELHKDTVKRLADFLEAGKATVLLIPSSGTGFMEASIRNAVSQRGKVLVTVIGEFGHRYREAVERNGRTPVVLEKPLGKPVLPEELDDALKNNKEVEAVTITYNETSTGVLNPLKELAKVAKERDKLVFVDAVSAMGAADIKVDSWKLDLVFASSQKAFGVPPGLAMAAISEEVFERAKRIPERGLYFDLLEIKEFLLSQWSTPTTPPVPQIAGLNAALRIVEKMGGKEAWLKMYAERAERIRKGAMELGLKLFAEPGYYSPTITVIYNPPGVRGPVIYEEMRKRGIEIARGYGAVKDITFRIGHMGYITDEDISILFETLREVLISIGYKPPS
- a CDS encoding hydroxyacid dehydrogenase, whose protein sequence is MVKVLVASRIHKNGIEVLRNSGVEVIVAEEPSERELVNLIKGVHGIVVRSKPIVTRKVIEEADRLLVIARAGVGVDNIDVEAAKARGIEVITVPEATTQSVAELTIGLMLAVARKITLCDREIRRGEWPKKHAMGFELGGKVLGIIGAGRIGSTVAKIAKYGFGMKILYYDIVRNPKIEEELGAEFVSLEELLRTADFISVHVPLTPETKHLIGEDELKLMKKTAILINTSRGPIVDTSALIRALEEGWIAGAGLDVFEEEPLPKDHALTKLDNVVLTAHVGASTWEAQERAGIEVARKVIEFFKAKGLLN